One segment of Rosa chinensis cultivar Old Blush chromosome 6, RchiOBHm-V2, whole genome shotgun sequence DNA contains the following:
- the LOC112171298 gene encoding uncharacterized mitochondrial protein AtMg00810 produces the protein MGLSTRGRLQNAFLHGYLQEDVYMTQPPGFVDSSRPSYVCKLHKALYGLKQAPRDWFQRMSSFLLSVGFHHSKADSSLFIYQHGLHVIFFLLYVDDIVVTGSSDRLLQSFIDALGRGFDIKDLGPLHYFLGLQVTPHSNGLLINQLKYAHDILKKHDLLHNQPVSTPMSAKTVLTTHDGDLLANPTVFREMVGSLQYLTITRPDIAFAVNSVSQFMSHPRAPHLIAAKRILRYFKGTLGHGLSFSPQCHPVHLSAYSDADWAGCPDSRRSTSGYLIYLGNTLISWCSKKQPTIARSSAESEYRSLAHASAETTWLGFLLYELGVHIQYPILLYCDNLSATYMASNPVFHARTKHIELDYHFLREKVALGSHQVHFIPSIDQPADLLTKPLHKQRHTLLCTKLVRPEPPSLKGGVSDINSLPQSSVISSPNQAHEH, from the coding sequence ATGGGTCTATCTACAAGAGGACGTTTACAAAATGCCTTCCTACATGGCTATCTACAAGAGGACGTTTACATGACCCAGCCCCCTGGCTTCGTCGATTCCTCTCGGCCCTCCTATGTCTGTAAGCTTCACAAGGCACTTTATGGCCTCAAACAAGCACCCCGTGATTGGTTTCAACGCATGAGTTCTTTTCTGCTTTCTGTTGGTTTTCACCATAGTAAAGCTGATTCATCCTTATTCATCTATCAACATGGCCTGCATGTGATTTTCTTCTTactctatgttgatgatattgttgTCACGGGCAGCAGTGACCGGCTTCTTCAAAGTTTTATCGATGCCTTGGGCCGTGGATTTGACATTAAGGATCTTGGTCCCCTACACTATTTCCTTGGTTTACAGGTCACACCTCATTCCAATGGCCTCCtcatcaatcaactcaagtaTGCTCATGACATTTTAAAGAAGCATGATCTGTTACACAATCAACCAGTGAGCACCCCAATGTCAGCTAAGACTGTTCTCACCACACATGATGGGGACCTTCTTGCAAATCCCACTGTTTTTCGTGAGATGGTTGGCTCACTGCAGTACCTCACTATTACACGGCCTGACATTGCCTTTGCTGTCAATTCTGTGTCCCAATTTATGAGTCATCCTCGTGCTCCCCATCTCATTGCTGCCAAACGTATTCTCCGCTATTTCAAAGGCACTCTGGGCCATGGTCTCTCTTTCAGTCCTCAGTGCCATCCTGTCCACCTATCTGCTTACTCTGATGCCGATTGGGCCGGTTGTCCTGACTCTCGCCGTTCCACTTCCGGCTATCTCATTTACCTTGGCAATACACTTATCTCTTGGTGTTCCAAAAAGCAGCCTACCATTGCTCGCTCCAGTGCAGAATCTGAATATCGATCCCTTGCTCATGCTAGTGCTGAGACAACTTGGTTAGGCTTCTTACTGTATGAGCTTGGTGTCCATATTCAGTACCCCATTCTGCTTTACTGTGATAATCTCAGTGCCACATACATGGCTTCTAATCCGGTCTTCCATGCTCGCACCAAGCACATAGAGTTAGATTATCACTTTCTTCGGGAAAAGGTAGCCCTTGGGAGTCATCAGGTTCATTTTATCCCTTCCATAGATCAACCTGCTGACCTTCTTACTAAACCACTCCACAAGCAGCGCCATACTCTCCTGTGTACCAAACTTGTGCGTCCCGAGCCGCCCAGTTTGAAGGGAGGTGTTAGCGACATTAACTCCTTGCCTCAATCAAGCGTGATCTCTTCCCCAAATCAAGCTCATGAACACTAA
- the LOC112171299 gene encoding G-type lectin S-receptor-like serine/threonine-protein kinase LECRK3, which translates to MAAIFLLLQVATAQQGNISLGASLYPQNNSYWLSNSGQFAFGFYRQGNDLAVGIWFEKTNPKTIIWTANRDAVKQEPLPNDVKLTVSDKGVKLISTNKNAFLSNSFQPAVRASMLDSGNFVLYNSDSNIIWQTFDVPTDTIVSGQCLLAGKKLISSISNTNHSSGRFQVIMQRDGNLVQYPNIGPFTLSPRKYSYWSTRTFRAGNNVSLNLDQNGGLYLLNSTGFKIKSFPLKNSLSMNRGYRLPIDADGILRLYSNSLVLNDSWSIEWSPAVGKCAPLGLCGLNSYCVLVEQEPSCVCLPGFVFINEGKRYLGCKRNLSTVVCKGENETSYSIVDVDNIDWENTPYSNLSLDKTACKEDCLRDCDCEAAIFRDQQCGKQKLPLRFGRTRKPGVVTTFVKKDTTDESFDTKRRSKGRKNVDRVIFISSIATLTFSLVIMAITGVVIYRYRVWNYRKLTNSAGGGLVEGVTLQSYTYCELEKATKGFTNQVGKGAFGTVFKGVIGGREVAIKQLETVVDEGEREFRNEMNAIGRTHHKNLVKLLGYCHDGTNRLLVYEYMNNGSLAHFFFKSYGGRPTWEERVSVALNVAQGILYLHEECETQIIHCDIKPENILMTEQKCAKLADFGLAKLLKADQSKTYTGFRGTRGYVAPEWHRNMSITVKADVYSFGIVLLEIICCQRGSTMDIPEDLLTLENWMYHCLEANELDKLVKDDDEIDTSKLREMVKLGLCCIQEEPSLRPSMKKVVLMLEGILEIPSPPNSFSSRHD; encoded by the coding sequence ATGGctgcaatttttcttcttcttcaagttgCAACTGCTCAGCAAGGGAATATCAGCCTAGGTGCTTCTCTATATCCCCAAAACAACTCATATTGGTTATCGAATTCTGGTCAGTTTGCTTTTGGCTTCTACAGGCAAGGAAACGACCTTGCTGTAGGCATCTGGTTCGAGAAAACCAATCCGAAAACAATCATCTGGACAGCAAATCGTGATGCTGTTAAACAAGAGCCACTTCCTAATGATGTTAAATTGACTGTGAGTGACAAAGGAGTTAAGCTCATTTCAACAAACAAGAATGCCTTCCTTTCAAATTCTTTCCAGCCTGCTGTCAGGGCCTCCATGCTTGATTCAGGTAACTTTGTCCTCTACAATTCTGATTCAAACATCATTTGGCAGACTTTTGATGTTCCTACAGATACCATTGTATCCGGGCAGTGTCTGTTGGCTGGAAAAAAGCTCATCTCCTCCATCTCGAACACGAATCACTCAAGTGGAAGGTTTCAAGTGATCATGCAGAGAGATGGCAACCTGGTTCAGTATCCAAATATTGGTCCATTTACATTGAGTCCTAGAAAATATTCGTATTGGAGCACTAGGACATTCAGAGCTGGGAACAATGTGTCCCTCAATCTTGATCAAAATGGAGGGCTCTATCTTCTTAATTCCACCGGCTTCAAGATAAAAAGTTTTCCTCTTAAGAATAGCCTTTCTATGAATCGTGGCTATCGTCTCCCGATTGATGCTGATGGAATACTCCGGTTGTACTCCAACAGTTTGGTTCTGAATGATTCCTGGTCAATTGAGTGGTCACCAGCAGTTGGTAAGTGTGCTCCTCTTGGCCTCTGTGGCCTAAATTCTTATTGTGTTCTTGTGGAACAGGAACCTTCTTGTGTATGTCTCCCTGGTTTCGTTTTCATCAACGAGGGCAAAAGATATTTAGGCTGCAAGAGAAACTTGAGTACAGTTGTTTGCAAAGGTGAGAATGAAACTTCATATTCTATTGTTGATGTGGATAACATAGATTGGGAAAACACTCCGTACTCTAATTTATCATTGGATAAGACTGCTTGTAAAGAGGACTGTTTGAGGGATTGCGACTGTGAAGCTGCGATATTTAGGGACCAGCAGTGCGGAAAACAAAAGCTCCCTCTAAGATTTGGAAGAACTCGCAAACCTGGTGTGGTGACAACCTTTGTCAAAAAGGATACTACTGATGAGAGTTTTGATACAAAAAGGAGGAGCAAGGGGAGAAAAAATGTTGACAGAGTCATATTTATCAGCAGCATTGCAACTTTAACTTTTTCACTTGTTATTATGGCGATTACTGGTGTTGTTATATATAGATATCGtgtttggaattaccgaaagctTACAAATTCAGCTGGTGGAGGACTGGTTGAAGGTGTTACACTGCAGTCATATACATATTGTGAACTTGAAAAGGCAACCAAAGGCTTCACCAATCAAGTGGGAAAAGGAGCTTTTGGGACAGTTTTTAAAGGGGTGATTGGTGGGAGAGAAGTGGCAATCAAGCAACTAGAGACAGTGGTGGACGAAGGAGAGCGAGAGTTTCGTAATGAGATGAATGCAAttgggagaactcatcacaaGAATCTAGTGAAATTGCTTGGATACTGTCATGATGGAACAAATAGGCTTCTGGTTTATGAGTACATGAACAACGGCTCACTTGCgcatttctttttcaaatcttaTGGTGGAAGGCCAACTTGGGAGGAAAGAGTCAGTGTAGCCCTCAATGTAGCTCAAGGTATACTATATCTCCATGAAGAGTGTGAGACACAAATCATTCACTGTGACATCAAACCAGAAAATATACTGATGACCGAGCAGAAATGTGCAAAGCTTGCTGATTTTGGATTAGCCAAGCTGTTGAAAGCTGACCAATCCAAGACATATACTGGCTTCAGAGGAACCAGGGGTTATGTTGCACCTGAGTGGCACAGGAACATGTCGATAACAGTGAAAGCGGACGTGTACAGCTTCGGGATTGTATTGTTGGAGATCATATGCTGTCAAAGAGGTTCCACCATGGACATACCTGAGGATCTATTAACTCTTGAGAATTGGATGTACCATTGTTTGGAGGCCAATGAACTGGATAAGCTagtgaaggatgatgatgagatTGATACGAGCAAACTACGGGAGATGGTTAAGCTTGGTCTTTGCTGCATCCAGGAGGAGCCATCATTGCGCCCTTCGATGAAGAAGGTGGTACTAATGCTGGAAGGGATACTAGAGATACCATCTCCTCCAAATTCTTTCAGTTCCAGACATGACTAA
- the LOC112171300 gene encoding U-box domain-containing protein 28, with translation MMRRDELHINVPNPFRCPISMDVMRSPVSLSTGVTYDRSSIQHWLDAGHDTCPATMQILQSKDFVPNLNLRRLINLWAQSHGPISPASSPTLSDQQLRGLVQYLANENEKFNQNLFNSLSKMVDFAKSKDENRRFLANFNGFVPAVVGVLNREGVEIEVLEMVMRLLDLIASQNGVVEQLHQLITKSNRNCLSSIQLVLQSGSLSSKIESARVLGSIALDADSKRLIAEKEGLLTVLNDLLTSDTDRSLHDVVVSCLVSLSVTRSVKSELVRFGLVQFITETLSNPDVSVSLAEKAMKLLSKIATCAEGRSEISGEPKCVAAVAERLMKGSMAATEDGVAVLWSVCCMVGDKRARECVGKSNGVAKILLVMQSGYGEGHFMRRMCGDLMKVLSVGLGMGLSYDTMTKHIMPC, from the coding sequence ATGATGAGGAGGGACGAACTCCACATCAACGTGCCCAACCCCTTCCGCTGCCCCATCTCCATGGACGTCATGAGGTCTCCCGTCAGCCTCTCCACCGGCGTCACCTACGACCGTTCCAGCATCCAGCACTGGCTCGACGCCGGCCACGACACCTGTCCCGCCACCATGCAGATCCTCCAGTCCAAAGACTTCGTCCCAAACCTCAATCTCCGCCGTCTGATCAATCTCTGGGCCCAATCCCACGGCCCCATCTCCCCCGCCTCCTCTCCTACCCTCTCCGACCAACAGCTCCGCGGCCTCGTGCAATATCTCGCGAACGAGAACGAGAAATTCAACCAGAATCTCTTCAATTCGTTGTCCAAGATGGTCGATTTCGCCAAGTCAAAGGACGAGAATCGCAGATTCCTGGCGAATTTCAACGGCTTCGTTCCGGCCGTCGTCGGCGTTTTGAACAGGGAAGGGGTCGAAATTGAGGTTCTGGAAATGGTGATGAGGCTTTTGGATTTGATTGCGTCTCAAAACGGCGTCGTCGAGCAATTGCACCAATTGATCACCAAGAGCAACCGGAATTGCCTCTCTTCGATTCAATTGGTGTTGCAGAGTGGTAGTCTGAGCTCGAAGATCGAATCCGCCAGGGTTCTGGGTTCAATCGCACTCGACGCCGACTCGAAACGATTAATCGCCGAGAAAGAGGGACTGTTGACCGTACTGAACGACCTGTTGACCTCAGACACCGATCGTAGCTTGCACGACGTCGTTGTCTCGTGCTTGGTCTCGTTGTCGGTGACCCGGTCAGTCAAATCCGAACTCGTCCGGTTCGGACTCGTCCAATTCATAACGGAAACCCTCTCGAACCCTGACGTCAGCGTTTCCCTGGCGGAGAAGGCGATGAAGCTGTTGTCCAAGATTGCCACGTGCGCGGAGGGCAGGTCCGAGATAAGCGGGGAGCCGAAATGCGTGGCGGCGGTGGCGGAGAGGCTGATGAAGGGGTCGATGGCGGCGACGGAGGACGGCGTGGCGGTTTTGTGGAGCGTGTGTTGCATGGTGGGGGATAAGAGGGCTAGGGAGTGTGTAGGGAAGAGCAATGGGGTGGCTAAGATATTGCTGGTGATGCAGAGTGGGTATGGTGAAGGGCATTTCATGAGGAGGATGTGTGGGGATTTGATGAAGGTTTTGAGTGTTGGGTTGGGGATGGGGTTGAGCTATGACACCATGACCAAACATATCATGCCTTGTTAG